A genomic stretch from Dissulfurispira thermophila includes:
- a CDS encoding ferredoxin translates to MAKTPVVDTDLCIGCGSCVEVCPEVFELRDDKAWVIGPDKCDTCNCEEAANICPVEAIKFE, encoded by the coding sequence ATGGCAAAAACACCAGTAGTTGACACAGACCTTTGCATTGGGTGTGGCTCATGTGTTGAGGTATGTCCAGAAGTCTTTGAACTCAGGGATGATAAGGCATGGGTCATAGGACCAGACAAGTGCGATACTTGTAACTGCGAAGAAGCAGCAAATATTTGCCCTGTTGAAGCAATAAAATTTGAGTAA